One window of the Zea mays cultivar B73 chromosome 3, Zm-B73-REFERENCE-NAM-5.0, whole genome shotgun sequence genome contains the following:
- the LOC100383937 gene encoding NAC protein isoform 1 (isoform 1 is encoded by transcript variant 1) encodes MAMVAAAEGSGRRDAEAELNLPPGFRFHPTDEELVVYYLCRKVARQQVPVPIIAEVDLYKFDPWDLPEKALFGRKEWYFFTPRDRKYPNGSRPNRTAGKGYWKATGADKSIVPMGSTRAAGIKKALVFYSGKAPRGVKTDWIMHEYRVAQADHTLGKKGSQKLDEWVLCRLYNKRNNWDKVKVEEQELEAAPRRQHHLQSAEDSMSNSFQTHDSDIDNVFELQNCYGNNMVQGQAMTPRNDIGVVTVKEDNDWFTDMNLDDLQASYNMAHTVNPNPAQTANLVAGQGHGYLQGYGYLQYMNSPSMKMWQTILPPF; translated from the exons ATGGCAATGGTGGCGGCGGCGGAGGGGAGCGGGCGCAGGGACGCCGAGGCGGAGCTCAACCTGCCGCCAGGGTTCCGGTTCCACCCAACGGATGAGGAGCTCGTGGTGTACTATCTCTGCAGGAAGGTAGCGCGGCAGCAGGTGCCCGTGCCCATCATCGCGGAAGTGGATCTTTACAAGTTCGATCCGTGGGATCTGCCCG AGAAGGCGTTGTTTGGTCGCAAGGAGTGGTACTTCTTTACGCCGCGGGACCGCAAGTACCCAAACGGCTCGCGCCCCAACCGCACTGCCGGAAAGGGGTACTGGAAGGCGACTGGGGCCGACAAGTCGATCGTGCCCATGGGCAGCACCAGGGCGGCGGGGATCAAGAAGGCGCTGGTGTTCTACTCTGGCAAGGCGCCCAGGGGCGTCAAGACGGACTGGATTATGCATGAGTACCGCGTCGCTCAAGCGGACCACACCCTGGGGAAGAAGGGCTCACAGAAG CTGGACGAGTGGGTGTTGTGCCGGCTGTATAACAAGAGAAACAATTGGGACAAGGTGAAGGTCGAGGAGCAGGAGTTGGAGGCGGCGCCGCGCCGACAGCATCACTTGCAGAGCGCGGAGGATTCCATGTCTAACAGTTTCCAGACGCACGACTCGGACATCGACAACGTCTTCGAGCTACAAAATTGCTACGGTAACAACATGGTGCAAGGGCAGGCCATGACCCCCAGGAACGACATTGGCGTCGTGACGGTGAAGGAGGACAACGACTGGTTCACCGACATGAATCTGGATGATTTGCAGGCATCCTACAACATGGCCCATACGGTGAATCCGAACCCGGCCCAAACCGCGAACCTGGTGGCAGGGCAAGGCCATGGCTACTTGCAAGGCTATGGCTACTTGCAGTACATGAACTCACCGTCGATGAAGATGTGGCAGACAATCTTGCCTCCGTTCTGA
- the LOC100383937 gene encoding NAC protein isoform 2 (isoform 2 is encoded by transcript variant 2): MGSTRAAGIKKALVFYSGKAPRGVKTDWIMHEYRVAQADHTLGKKGSQKLDEWVLCRLYNKRNNWDKVKVEEQELEAAPRRQHHLQSAEDSMSNSFQTHDSDIDNVFELQNCYGNNMVQGQAMTPRNDIGVVTVKEDNDWFTDMNLDDLQASYNMAHTVNPNPAQTANLVAGQGHGYLQGYGYLQYMNSPSMKMWQTILPPF; the protein is encoded by the exons ATGGGCAGCACCAGGGCGGCGGGGATCAAGAAGGCGCTGGTGTTCTACTCTGGCAAGGCGCCCAGGGGCGTCAAGACGGACTGGATTATGCATGAGTACCGCGTCGCTCAAGCGGACCACACCCTGGGGAAGAAGGGCTCACAGAAG CTGGACGAGTGGGTGTTGTGCCGGCTGTATAACAAGAGAAACAATTGGGACAAGGTGAAGGTCGAGGAGCAGGAGTTGGAGGCGGCGCCGCGCCGACAGCATCACTTGCAGAGCGCGGAGGATTCCATGTCTAACAGTTTCCAGACGCACGACTCGGACATCGACAACGTCTTCGAGCTACAAAATTGCTACGGTAACAACATGGTGCAAGGGCAGGCCATGACCCCCAGGAACGACATTGGCGTCGTGACGGTGAAGGAGGACAACGACTGGTTCACCGACATGAATCTGGATGATTTGCAGGCATCCTACAACATGGCCCATACGGTGAATCCGAACCCGGCCCAAACCGCGAACCTGGTGGCAGGGCAAGGCCATGGCTACTTGCAAGGCTATGGCTACTTGCAGTACATGAACTCACCGTCGATGAAGATGTGGCAGACAATCTTGCCTCCGTTCTGA